Proteins encoded within one genomic window of Geotalea daltonii FRC-32:
- a CDS encoding STAS domain-containing protein, whose translation MGELKVTMAKAEGNPAALVVKVSGPLTVQNVGELKTSLLQALEGGEQLCLDLAGVTEVDLAGLQLLCSAHRSSLHLNKHLCITTGDSDIIDTASMEAGFQRHVGCAQDKEKSCFWVGGND comes from the coding sequence ATGGGTGAACTGAAGGTGACCATGGCCAAAGCGGAAGGGAACCCTGCTGCCTTGGTTGTAAAAGTCAGCGGACCGCTTACCGTCCAGAACGTTGGAGAATTGAAAACTTCTCTTTTGCAGGCATTGGAGGGAGGGGAACAGCTTTGCCTCGACCTGGCCGGGGTGACGGAGGTCGACCTGGCAGGCCTGCAACTCCTATGCTCGGCTCACCGCAGTTCCCTGCACCTTAACAAGCATCTCTGCATTACTACCGGTGATAGTGATATTATTGATACGGCGAGCATGGAAGCAGGTTTTCAGCGCCATGTGGGATGTGCCCAGGACAAGGAAAAAAGCTGCTTTTGGGTGGGAGGGAATGATTGA
- a CDS encoding chemotaxis protein CheA: MMDQHQEAFKEEAYELLAELETSLLELEERPDDEEVIGRVFRAMHTIKGSGAMFGFEDIAAFTHEVETVFDLVRNGLIPVTKTLVNVTLAARDQIKAMLDASTGGAVVDVACTAEIIATLKSMLPETESEKSSANLQPAEEAKGGQQESAEVTYRIRFEPDQGIFMRGTNPLSLVKELRELGQSRVIAQVTNLLPLEEMDAESCYVYWDVILTTNRGIDAIKDVFIFVEDDCELKIEAIDSGAPFAGEDGYKKLGEILVERGDLSFEEMKNILSQQKRFGEIAIESGFVEPEKIISALVEQQHVKEVRQERQSQENASSIRVPAEKLDVLVNLVGELVTVQARLSQTSAGRRDAELMSIAEEVERLTAELRDNALNIRMLPIGTTFSKFKRLVRDLSNELGKKIEMETSGAETELDKTVIEKLNDPLVHLIRNSIDHGIEMPEERAAAGKPAQGTVHLSAVHSGDSVFITIKDDGAGLDKEAIRAKAIEKGLIPPTTELSEKEIFAQIFAPGFSTAKKISSVSGRGVGMDVVKRAIEALRGTIEITSKRGEGTTITVKIPLTLAIIESLLVQIGGDRFLLPLSLVDECVELTGSDIEKSHGRNLATVRDHMVPYIPLREKFRIIGNAPEIQQIVITQVNGMRVGFVVDHVIGEHQTVIKSLGRAYKNVEGISGATILGDGAVALIVDIPQLIKEVEAQSLQ; the protein is encoded by the coding sequence ATGATGGACCAACATCAAGAGGCATTCAAGGAAGAGGCTTACGAGCTTCTGGCAGAGTTGGAAACGTCCCTCCTGGAGCTTGAAGAAAGGCCTGATGATGAGGAAGTGATCGGCCGGGTCTTCCGGGCCATGCATACCATCAAGGGATCGGGGGCAATGTTCGGTTTTGAAGACATTGCCGCTTTTACCCACGAAGTGGAAACGGTTTTCGATCTGGTGCGCAACGGTCTGATTCCGGTAACCAAAACACTGGTCAACGTTACCCTGGCCGCTCGCGATCAGATCAAGGCCATGCTTGATGCTTCAACCGGGGGCGCTGTGGTTGACGTAGCCTGCACCGCAGAGATCATTGCCACCCTGAAGAGCATGCTTCCCGAAACGGAGTCTGAAAAATCATCGGCGAACCTTCAACCGGCCGAAGAGGCAAAAGGGGGGCAGCAGGAATCGGCTGAAGTTACCTACCGGATCCGTTTCGAACCAGACCAGGGTATTTTCATGCGAGGAACTAATCCCCTGAGCCTGGTCAAGGAATTGAGGGAACTTGGTCAGAGCCGGGTAATTGCCCAGGTGACCAACCTGCTTCCCCTGGAGGAGATGGATGCGGAGAGCTGCTATGTTTACTGGGATGTGATTTTGACCACCAACAGGGGAATTGACGCCATCAAGGATGTATTCATATTTGTAGAGGACGATTGCGAGCTGAAGATCGAGGCCATTGACAGTGGGGCACCTTTCGCCGGCGAAGATGGCTACAAGAAACTTGGCGAAATACTGGTGGAACGGGGTGATCTGAGCTTCGAGGAGATGAAGAATATCCTGTCCCAGCAGAAACGATTTGGGGAAATTGCCATCGAGAGCGGGTTTGTGGAACCGGAAAAAATCATCTCTGCCCTTGTGGAGCAGCAGCATGTGAAGGAGGTCCGGCAGGAAAGGCAATCCCAGGAGAACGCTTCCAGCATCCGTGTTCCTGCAGAAAAACTGGACGTTTTGGTAAACCTGGTGGGAGAACTGGTCACGGTCCAGGCTCGTCTTAGTCAGACCTCCGCCGGGCGCAGGGATGCGGAACTGATGTCCATCGCCGAAGAGGTGGAGCGTCTGACCGCAGAATTGCGGGATAACGCTCTCAACATCAGGATGCTGCCCATCGGCACCACCTTCAGTAAGTTCAAACGCCTGGTTCGCGATCTTTCCAACGAACTGGGCAAAAAGATTGAAATGGAGACTTCCGGCGCTGAGACGGAGCTGGATAAGACCGTCATAGAAAAGCTCAACGATCCCTTGGTGCACCTGATCCGCAACAGCATCGACCACGGCATAGAAATGCCCGAAGAGCGAGCGGCAGCCGGCAAGCCGGCACAGGGGACGGTGCATCTCTCCGCCGTTCATTCCGGCGACAGTGTCTTCATTACCATCAAAGACGACGGTGCAGGACTGGATAAGGAGGCCATTCGGGCCAAGGCCATAGAAAAGGGGCTTATTCCGCCCACCACAGAACTGTCCGAAAAAGAGATTTTTGCCCAGATATTTGCTCCCGGCTTTTCCACTGCTAAAAAGATCTCCAGTGTCTCCGGGCGCGGTGTCGGAATGGATGTGGTCAAGAGGGCCATCGAAGCGTTGCGCGGCACCATCGAAATAACCAGCAAACGGGGAGAAGGCACCACCATTACCGTAAAGATACCCCTGACCCTGGCCATCATCGAAAGCCTGCTGGTTCAGATCGGCGGCGACCGTTTCCTGCTTCCACTTTCACTGGTGGATGAATGTGTGGAATTGACCGGCAGCGACATCGAAAAGTCCCATGGAAGAAATCTGGCCACCGTTCGTGACCACATGGTGCCATACATCCCACTCCGGGAGAAGTTCCGGATCATCGGCAATGCGCCGGAAATCCAGCAGATCGTCATCACCCAGGTCAACGGCATGCGTGTCGGCTTTGTGGTCGACCACGTCATAGGCGAGCACCAGACGGTTATCAAATCACTGGGACGGGCTTATAAAAATGTCGAGGGCATATCGGGAGCGACGATTCTGGGTGACGGGGCGGTTGCACTGATCGTGGATATCCCGCAACTGATAAAGGAAGTGGAGGCGCAGAGCCTGCAATAG
- a CDS encoding methyl-accepting chemotaxis protein — MFKEMKLATRLALSYGVIIVLMVIMGGISHLGLKKINDAVEVLVTDKWPKTVQANAMIGEVNVVARALRNMLLTDDKTVMQKERSRVIDATAAINKHYDELEKTVTSEKGKGLLNTLQDARAKYEAEMAHVLSVIDAGDKKAATGLLFGKYRQLQTAYLEASSEMIRYQSGEMDRTGKEAVETYGRISLLIYVLLAVCFALAGVIGWLVTRSITRPIAQAVDISNRVAAGDMSVEIGNTGADETGLLLNSMKKMIDHIKMLVDDTDMLAKAAVEGKLTLRADSSKHEGDFRRVVEGVNATINRLVGLLDSMPAPAMIIDNDFNILYMNELGAQVGGKTQQQVLGAKCYDHFKTSDCKTHNCACGRALQTGQPASSETDAHPAAGIDLEISYTGVPLRNDSGQVVGAFEVVSDQTAVRKAARLAAKIADYQNKETKKLVEGLGRLAQGDVDLTVVPESADGDTMEVKATFEKIAEAVNKCVEVINGLNTDVAMLARAAMEGRLNIRADAGKHSGAYGAIVHGVNETIGRLVGFLDSMPSPAMIIDNDFTILYMNDLGARVGGKTPAQVVGTKCYDHFKTSDCKTAQCACQQAITGGIEATSETDAHPAIGVDLDISYTAVPIKDGHGHVMGALEVVTDLTAVKRAARVAKKIADFQAVETNKLVDGLERLAKGEINFTIATAPADDDTKEVKQTFDVIAHAVNTTVQATQTITEAAKLVAGGDLTVEIKERSPEDELMHALSAMVKMLNEVVSDVKKAADNVAAGSQELSSASTGMSQGASEQAAAAEEASSSMEEMSSNIRQNADNAIQTEKIASKSAKDAQEGGKAVLETVAAMKDIAGKISIIEEIARQTNLLALNAAIEAARAGEHGKGFAVVASEVRKLAERSQRAAAEISELSSTSVGVAESAGNMLSKIVPDIQKTAELVLEISASSREQDAGAEQINKAIQQLDQVIQQNAGASEEMASTAEELASQAEQLQSTIAFFKIRDAIAVKRPMEQKVIPQVKQKVQPVKEIKKAKANGYGKKAVVGHDLDMTDGHDNLDSIFEKY, encoded by the coding sequence ATGTTTAAAGAAATGAAGTTGGCAACGCGTTTGGCCCTGTCTTATGGCGTGATCATCGTTTTGATGGTGATTATGGGGGGCATCTCACACCTGGGGTTGAAAAAAATCAATGATGCTGTCGAAGTTCTGGTAACGGACAAATGGCCGAAGACGGTCCAGGCCAACGCAATGATCGGTGAGGTGAATGTGGTTGCCAGGGCGTTGCGCAACATGCTCCTGACCGATGACAAAACCGTCATGCAGAAGGAACGGTCAAGGGTAATCGACGCTACTGCAGCCATCAACAAGCACTATGACGAGCTGGAAAAGACGGTCACGAGCGAGAAAGGCAAAGGGCTTCTAAATACGCTCCAGGACGCACGTGCCAAATACGAGGCGGAAATGGCCCACGTTCTTTCAGTCATAGATGCGGGAGATAAAAAAGCTGCGACAGGCTTGCTTTTCGGCAAGTACCGTCAATTGCAGACCGCATATCTGGAGGCATCGTCAGAGATGATCAGGTACCAGAGCGGTGAAATGGACCGGACCGGCAAAGAGGCGGTGGAGACCTATGGCAGAATTTCCCTGCTTATCTACGTTCTTCTGGCTGTCTGCTTCGCCTTGGCGGGGGTGATCGGCTGGCTGGTGACGAGAAGCATCACCAGGCCCATAGCACAGGCGGTTGACATCAGCAACCGGGTTGCCGCCGGCGACATGAGCGTGGAAATAGGCAATACGGGCGCCGATGAAACAGGCCTGCTTTTAAACAGCATGAAGAAAATGATCGACCACATAAAAATGCTGGTGGACGATACGGATATGCTTGCCAAGGCGGCCGTGGAGGGCAAACTTACCCTGCGCGCCGATTCCTCTAAACACGAAGGAGATTTCCGCAGGGTGGTCGAAGGGGTCAACGCGACCATTAACAGGCTGGTAGGCCTGTTGGACAGTATGCCGGCTCCGGCAATGATAATCGATAATGACTTCAATATCCTATATATGAATGAATTGGGCGCCCAGGTGGGGGGCAAGACGCAACAACAGGTGCTCGGCGCCAAATGTTACGACCATTTCAAGACGTCAGATTGTAAAACCCACAACTGTGCCTGTGGAAGGGCGCTTCAGACCGGGCAGCCGGCAAGCAGCGAGACCGATGCCCATCCTGCAGCCGGCATCGATCTGGAAATCTCCTATACCGGGGTTCCGTTACGTAACGATTCCGGCCAGGTAGTCGGGGCTTTCGAGGTGGTGAGCGATCAAACAGCAGTCAGGAAGGCTGCCCGCCTTGCCGCAAAAATTGCCGATTACCAGAATAAGGAAACGAAAAAGCTGGTGGAAGGGCTGGGAAGGCTGGCACAGGGTGATGTGGATTTGACGGTGGTACCGGAGTCTGCCGATGGCGACACCATGGAAGTAAAAGCGACCTTCGAAAAAATTGCCGAAGCTGTGAATAAATGCGTAGAGGTTATCAACGGCCTGAACACCGATGTAGCAATGCTTGCCCGGGCTGCCATGGAAGGACGGCTGAATATCCGTGCCGATGCCGGCAAGCACTCGGGGGCATATGGTGCCATCGTCCACGGTGTTAACGAGACCATTGGCAGACTGGTGGGCTTTCTCGACAGCATGCCGTCACCGGCCATGATTATCGATAATGATTTTACCATCCTCTATATGAATGACCTGGGGGCAAGGGTAGGTGGAAAGACCCCCGCCCAGGTGGTGGGAACCAAATGCTACGATCACTTCAAGACATCCGATTGCAAAACCGCTCAGTGTGCCTGTCAGCAGGCTATAACCGGCGGAATCGAGGCAACCAGCGAAACGGATGCCCATCCTGCCATCGGTGTCGATCTGGATATTTCCTATACCGCAGTGCCCATAAAGGATGGCCATGGCCATGTCATGGGTGCCCTGGAGGTAGTAACCGATCTGACCGCTGTGAAAAGGGCGGCAAGAGTGGCGAAAAAAATAGCCGACTTCCAGGCGGTGGAAACGAACAAGCTGGTTGATGGCCTGGAACGACTGGCGAAGGGAGAGATCAATTTCACCATTGCCACCGCACCGGCAGATGACGACACCAAAGAGGTGAAACAGACTTTTGACGTTATCGCCCATGCAGTGAATACCACTGTTCAGGCAACTCAAACCATTACGGAGGCTGCCAAACTCGTTGCCGGTGGGGATCTGACCGTAGAGATCAAGGAACGTTCGCCGGAAGATGAACTGATGCATGCCCTTTCGGCGATGGTTAAAATGCTGAATGAGGTGGTATCTGACGTTAAAAAAGCGGCCGACAATGTGGCGGCCGGAAGCCAGGAATTGTCTTCGGCTTCCACCGGAATGTCCCAGGGGGCCAGTGAGCAGGCTGCGGCCGCCGAAGAGGCATCTTCCTCCATGGAGGAGATGTCTTCCAATATCCGGCAGAACGCCGATAATGCCATACAGACGGAAAAAATAGCATCCAAATCGGCCAAGGATGCCCAGGAGGGTGGGAAAGCGGTACTTGAGACCGTTGCTGCCATGAAGGACATCGCCGGCAAGATATCGATCATCGAAGAAATAGCCCGCCAGACCAATCTCCTTGCCCTCAATGCGGCCATAGAGGCGGCCCGGGCAGGCGAACACGGCAAAGGGTTCGCAGTGGTGGCCAGCGAGGTACGCAAGCTGGCCGAGCGAAGCCAGCGAGCTGCCGCGGAAATTTCGGAGCTGTCCTCAACCAGTGTCGGGGTAGCTGAATCGGCAGGAAACATGCTCAGTAAGATCGTTCCCGACATTCAGAAGACGGCAGAACTTGTACTGGAGATAAGCGCCAGTAGCAGAGAGCAGGATGCCGGCGCCGAGCAGATCAACAAGGCAATACAGCAACTGGATCAGGTGATTCAGCAGAATGCAGGCGCTTCCGAAGAAATGGCATCCACAGCCGAAGAGTTGGCTTCACAGGCTGAGCAGCTGCAAAGCACCATAGCCTTCTTCAAGATCCGTGACGCTATTGCCGTGAAACGACCGATGGAACAAAAAGTCATTCCCCAGGTGAAACAAAAGGTGCAGCCGGTCAAGGAGATAAAAAAAGCCAAGGCCAACGGTTATGGGAAAAAGGCAGTGGTCGGTCATGACCTGGATATGACGGATGGACACGACAATCTGGACAGTATTTTCGAAAAATACTAA
- a CDS encoding response regulator: MGKIIMTADDSASVRQMVSFTLKQNGYEVVEAVDGKDALQKLGGQKVDMLITDLNMPNLDGIGLIKGARALPACKFIPIVMLTTESQDSKKQEGKAAGATGWIVKPFKPEQLMAVVKKVLG, translated from the coding sequence ATGGGAAAGATAATCATGACGGCGGATGATTCTGCCAGTGTCCGACAGATGGTCAGTTTTACCCTGAAACAGAACGGGTACGAGGTGGTGGAAGCGGTGGACGGAAAAGATGCGCTGCAGAAGCTTGGCGGACAAAAGGTCGATATGCTCATCACCGACCTGAACATGCCGAACCTGGACGGCATCGGCCTGATCAAGGGGGCGCGGGCTCTGCCTGCCTGTAAATTCATTCCTATCGTTATGCTTACCACGGAATCCCAGGACAGCAAAAAACAGGAAGGAAAGGCCGCCGGGGCAACCGGCTGGATAGTAAAGCCTTTCAAGCCTGAACAGCTGATGGCGGTGGTGAAGAAGGTGCTCGGATGA
- a CDS encoding methyl-accepting chemotaxis protein: protein MDISNMKLATKLYGGIGLIVAALVCVVLFQVIKMRELGNVQDHGADLSGNAVAIQEVQVRLEALYGIMADAVINRNLAESRKEFKDAKDNLLKDVDNVRKLADTAEEKQLAEAFAVNLAKYQDLFENRQLPELQKGAGSSTEELRRIDALLDAARDAAIEPLHKIVVSIKKESTNGDEMFDALRQRTSTISIVCSVAALIFSVIFGWLLVRNVQRQLGGDPLYVVEITRKVAAGDLSMSIDTTGKDERSLIFAMAQMMCTIKALVDDTGVLVKAAIDGKLDVRADADKHHGEFQKIVHGVNATLDAVVTPLNVTADYVARISKGDMPPQITEEYKGQYNLIKQNLNLLIDSTNRIAAAAREVADGNLQVELKVRSENDELMKALSAMVANLVEIIGNVKSAADNVAAGSQQLSAGSEEMSQGASEQAAAAEEASSSMEEMTASIRQNADNAMQTEKIALKSTADAQEGGRAVDETVLAMKEIASRITIIEEIARQTNLLALNAAIEAARAGEHGKGFAVVASEVRKLAERSQKAAGEISELSASSVDIAEKAGQMLSSILPDIQKTAELVQEINASSKEQDTGAEQINKAIQQLDQVIQTNAGASEEMASTAEELASQAEQLQQAIAYFKIDSSAVDKRPITEKKPVQKQQAKADKSLKNAKANCYSKKAVGHDLDMQEPHNELDSDFEKF from the coding sequence ATGGACATCAGCAATATGAAACTTGCTACAAAATTGTACGGTGGTATTGGTCTGATCGTCGCAGCTCTTGTGTGTGTTGTCCTGTTCCAGGTGATAAAGATGCGGGAGCTGGGCAATGTCCAGGATCACGGAGCCGACCTGAGTGGCAACGCAGTCGCCATTCAGGAAGTGCAGGTGCGGCTTGAGGCTCTGTACGGCATAATGGCCGACGCTGTTATCAATCGCAATCTTGCCGAATCACGCAAGGAATTCAAGGACGCTAAAGACAACCTTCTGAAAGATGTGGATAATGTGCGTAAACTGGCCGATACGGCGGAGGAAAAGCAGTTGGCTGAAGCCTTTGCCGTCAATCTCGCCAAATATCAGGACCTGTTTGAAAACAGGCAGCTGCCCGAGTTGCAGAAAGGCGCCGGCTCCAGCACGGAAGAGCTCCGCAGGATAGACGCTCTGCTCGATGCAGCACGGGATGCCGCAATCGAGCCGTTGCATAAGATTGTCGTCTCCATCAAGAAGGAAAGCACCAATGGTGATGAAATGTTCGATGCCTTGAGGCAGCGAACCTCCACCATATCCATTGTTTGCAGCGTAGCGGCACTGATCTTCTCGGTCATTTTCGGCTGGCTGCTGGTCAGGAACGTGCAGCGGCAGTTGGGGGGAGATCCTCTCTACGTGGTCGAGATAACACGCAAGGTCGCAGCAGGTGACCTGTCAATGTCCATAGACACCACAGGCAAGGATGAACGAAGTTTGATCTTTGCCATGGCGCAGATGATGTGTACCATAAAGGCACTGGTCGACGATACCGGCGTGCTGGTAAAGGCGGCCATCGACGGCAAGCTCGATGTAAGGGCTGACGCCGACAAGCACCATGGGGAATTCCAGAAAATAGTTCATGGAGTCAACGCGACCCTTGATGCCGTAGTAACCCCTCTGAACGTGACGGCCGATTATGTTGCCCGCATCTCAAAGGGTGACATGCCTCCTCAGATAACGGAGGAGTATAAGGGGCAGTACAATCTGATCAAACAGAACCTTAACCTGCTGATCGATTCCACTAACCGTATAGCAGCAGCAGCCAGGGAAGTGGCAGACGGCAACCTGCAAGTTGAGCTGAAGGTTCGTTCGGAGAATGATGAGCTGATGAAAGCATTGTCAGCCATGGTGGCCAATCTTGTGGAAATCATCGGCAATGTGAAATCTGCCGCAGACAACGTTGCAGCCGGCAGCCAGCAGCTTTCCGCAGGTTCCGAGGAAATGTCCCAGGGAGCAAGCGAGCAGGCTGCCGCTGCCGAAGAAGCATCCTCTTCCATGGAAGAAATGACCGCAAGTATCAGACAGAATGCTGACAATGCCATGCAGACCGAAAAAATCGCCCTGAAATCAACCGCTGACGCCCAGGAAGGGGGAAGGGCCGTTGATGAAACAGTCCTGGCCATGAAGGAAATAGCAAGCCGGATCACCATCATAGAAGAGATAGCCCGGCAAACGAACCTGCTTGCGTTGAACGCAGCCATTGAGGCGGCCCGTGCCGGTGAGCATGGCAAGGGATTTGCCGTTGTTGCTTCCGAAGTACGCAAGTTGGCCGAGCGTAGTCAGAAGGCAGCGGGTGAAATAAGCGAACTTTCGGCTTCCAGTGTCGACATTGCCGAAAAAGCAGGTCAAATGCTCAGTTCCATACTTCCCGATATTCAGAAGACGGCGGAACTGGTGCAGGAGATAAATGCATCCAGTAAAGAGCAGGATACGGGGGCAGAGCAGATAAACAAAGCAATACAGCAGCTTGATCAGGTTATACAAACCAATGCAGGTGCTTCGGAAGAGATGGCCTCCACTGCCGAAGAGCTGGCGTCCCAGGCCGAACAGCTGCAACAGGCAATCGCCTACTTTAAAATCGACAGTTCGGCAGTGGACAAACGACCGATAACCGAAAAAAAGCCGGTGCAAAAGCAACAGGCTAAAGCTGACAAATCTCTGAAAAATGCCAAAGCCAACTGTTATTCAAAAAAGGCCGTGGGCCATGATCTTGATATGCAGGAACCACACAATGAATTGGATTCTGATTTCGAGAAATTCTGA
- a CDS encoding methyl-accepting chemotaxis protein — translation MFKNMKIGTKLGIGYGVVLLLMVLMGVLAYVNVSRLSNSIDELAADRFPKTVQANDVIDQLNIAARATRNAILTDDRSEAAKEIGRIPDCSRIINDRMEKLKAAIQDPKGKELFSAVEVGREKYRDDLKQLIDLINQGKNAQAKALLFGKMRTSQQDYMQGIAELIAYETQEVNRIGKEGIALGKHTITIILACTIFALLLGATIALIITRAITKPVAACITAANKIAGGDMDVALDVTAQDETGKLQAAMQTMVEAIKALVADANMLAQAAQEGRLATRADAARHQGDYQRIVAGVNQTLDAVINPLNLAAEYVDLISKGDIPTKITDNYNGDFNQIKINLNNCIDIMQRLLEQTDILIRGAAEGELDKRANAELFTGGWKDLVSGVNNILTNIVNPLMLTADYVDRISKGNMPPLITAEYKGQYNIIKNNLNLLVDSTNGITAAAKEIAGGNLQVELKMRSAEDELMQALSAMVEKLVAIIKEVKSAADNVAGGSMQLSSAAQEMSQGASEQAAAAEEASSSMEEMTSIIRQNADNAQQTEKIAVKSAEDAKEGGKAVAETVQAMRDIADKISIIEEIARQTNMLALNAAIEAARAGEHGKGFAVVASEVRKLAERSQNAAGEISTLSVSSVEVAEKAGQMLANILPDIQKTAELVQEINAASREQDSGAEQINKAIQQLDQVIQQNAGASEEMASTAEELSSQAEQLQDNISFFRIGATEPAKQAKDKKKSANATHAAPAMDNIKHAKANGYHKKVVGHDLDMNDDHDNLDGDFEKY, via the coding sequence ATGTTCAAGAACATGAAGATCGGTACCAAACTGGGAATCGGGTATGGCGTTGTTCTTTTGCTTATGGTGTTAATGGGAGTGCTGGCCTATGTGAATGTGAGCAGGTTGAGCAACAGTATCGATGAGCTTGCCGCAGACAGGTTCCCTAAGACCGTCCAGGCCAACGATGTTATCGATCAACTGAATATTGCCGCCAGAGCTACCAGAAACGCCATCCTTACCGATGACAGGTCGGAGGCAGCTAAAGAAATTGGCCGTATACCAGATTGTTCCAGGATAATTAATGACAGGATGGAAAAACTCAAGGCTGCTATTCAAGATCCGAAAGGTAAGGAGCTCTTTTCTGCCGTTGAAGTTGGCAGGGAAAAGTACCGTGATGATCTGAAACAATTGATCGATCTCATTAATCAGGGGAAGAACGCACAGGCGAAAGCCCTTCTTTTCGGCAAGATGAGGACGAGCCAGCAGGATTATATGCAGGGCATAGCCGAGCTTATCGCCTATGAGACCCAAGAGGTGAATCGGATCGGCAAGGAGGGTATAGCACTTGGCAAGCATACCATAACGATTATTCTGGCGTGCACGATTTTTGCTCTGTTGCTGGGCGCTACAATCGCGTTGATCATCACCCGAGCCATTACCAAACCTGTTGCAGCATGTATTACCGCAGCCAACAAGATAGCCGGCGGCGATATGGATGTGGCTCTGGATGTGACGGCTCAGGACGAAACCGGAAAACTGCAGGCAGCCATGCAGACAATGGTTGAAGCCATAAAAGCTTTAGTGGCAGATGCCAACATGCTTGCCCAGGCGGCACAGGAAGGCAGGCTGGCAACCCGTGCCGATGCAGCCAGGCACCAGGGAGACTACCAACGGATCGTTGCAGGAGTCAATCAGACACTGGATGCCGTTATCAACCCTCTCAACCTGGCCGCGGAATATGTGGACCTGATCAGCAAGGGGGACATCCCGACAAAGATAACCGATAACTACAACGGCGACTTCAACCAGATAAAGATCAATTTGAACAACTGCATCGACATTATGCAGAGGCTGCTGGAGCAGACCGACATCCTCATTCGCGGTGCTGCTGAGGGTGAGCTTGACAAACGTGCCAATGCGGAGCTTTTTACCGGTGGATGGAAGGACCTGGTGAGCGGTGTCAATAATATCCTCACCAATATCGTCAATCCGCTCATGCTGACAGCAGACTATGTAGACCGCATTTCCAAGGGCAACATGCCACCGCTGATAACAGCCGAATACAAGGGGCAGTACAACATTATCAAGAACAACCTGAATCTATTGGTGGATTCGACCAACGGCATCACAGCGGCAGCTAAGGAGATAGCCGGCGGCAATCTGCAGGTGGAGCTCAAGATGCGTTCGGCCGAGGATGAACTGATGCAGGCTTTGTCCGCAATGGTGGAGAAGCTTGTAGCTATTATAAAAGAAGTGAAGTCGGCAGCGGACAACGTGGCCGGCGGTAGTATGCAATTGTCATCGGCGGCACAGGAAATGTCCCAGGGGGCAAGCGAACAGGCGGCAGCAGCCGAAGAAGCATCATCATCCATGGAGGAGATGACCTCGATTATAAGGCAGAACGCCGACAACGCACAGCAGACGGAAAAGATAGCGGTGAAATCGGCCGAGGACGCCAAGGAGGGGGGCAAGGCCGTTGCCGAGACGGTGCAGGCCATGAGGGATATCGCTGACAAGATTTCCATCATCGAGGAAATCGCCCGGCAGACCAACATGCTGGCGCTGAACGCAGCCATCGAGGCCGCACGCGCCGGAGAGCACGGCAAAGGATTTGCCGTGGTGGCAAGCGAGGTAAGGAAGCTGGCCGAGAGAAGCCAGAACGCTGCGGGCGAAATCTCCACCCTTTCCGTTTCCAGTGTGGAGGTGGCTGAGAAGGCAGGCCAGATGCTGGCAAACATCCTTCCCGACATCCAGAAGACTGCTGAACTGGTGCAGGAGATCAATGCCGCGAGCAGGGAACAGGATTCAGGTGCGGAGCAGATCAACAAGGCGATCCAGCAGCTTGATCAGGTCATTCAGCAGAATGCAGGAGCTTCGGAAGAGATGGCTTCAACGGCCGAAGAGCTTTCTTCCCAGGCGGAGCAACTGCAGGATAATATTTCCTTCTTCAGGATCGGTGCGACGGAGCCGGCAAAGCAGGCTAAGGACAAAAAGAAATCTGCCAATGCTACCCATGCCGCTCCTGCAATGGACAACATCAAACACGCCAAGGCCAATGGATATCACAAGAAGGTGGTCGGGCACGATCTGGATATGAATGATGACCATGACAACCTGGACGGGGATTTTGAAAAATATTGA